One genomic segment of Mytilus galloprovincialis chromosome 5, xbMytGall1.hap1.1, whole genome shotgun sequence includes these proteins:
- the LOC143076281 gene encoding uncharacterized protein LOC143076281, translating into MATGGHLLCDICNQQDITTDAVEYCPECEENLCQKCTGHHKVAKLSRKHETVALENLAKLPKFVNAISSNCNDHYEKIEYFCNTHSTSCCVECLQDTHKKCHNLTPIQKVIKNVKSSPMFCDQESILSDLLQNIDEILEDRRKNIGALQEQEAQFKIAIQCVREAANEYLDNLETALRNTMQQSFNQKKTEIENLVKDLEKRKKKITEMKENVDLIKSIASDFQSFIAIRQTAEEVHTEEVELMHLVKDDKFKSVEIRMIPTEFDLLTDHFDSIGKVQIISSPCKITMKNSKIQEAQLSHVSGASLVPINVEKIKLKKNTEFSLDEVIKDFCALNLAPQSSHIRALIKHRRRPFLVRDCISENGNMLILDCHFSMVFCLTSDAIHIRLVNVCPLSFIPGGIISLSPPLQL; encoded by the coding sequence atGGCAACTGGAGGACACTTGCTATGTGATATTTGTAATCAACAAGATATAACCACTGATGCTGTGGAATATTGCCCAGAATGTGAGGAAAATCTTTGCCAGAAATGCACAGGTCATCACAAAGTTGCCAAACTAAGTCGAAAACATGAGACTGTAGCACTTGAAAATTTAGCAAAGTTGCCAAAGTTTGTGAACGCAATCTCAAGCAATTGCAACGACCATTAcgaaaaaattgaatatttctgtAATACACATAGCACTAGTTGTTGTGTAGAATGTCTTCAAGATACACATAAAAAGTGTCATAATTTAACACCAAttcaaaaagttatcaaaaatgtGAAATCATCTCCAATGTTCTGTGACCAAGAGAGCATATTATCAGACTTGCTACAAAATATAGACGAAATTTTAGAAGATAGGCGTAAAAATATTGGAGCGCTACAAGAACAAGAGGCCCAGTTTAAAATAGCTATACAATGTGTAAGAGAGGCTGCAAATGAATATTTAGATAATCTAGAAACAGCCTTAAGGAACACAATGCAGCAATCCTTCAACCAGAAGAAAACTGAGATTGAAAATTTAGTAAAGGATTTGGAGaaacgaaaaaagaaaataactgaaatgaaagaaaatgttgACTTGATTAAAAGTATTGCATCAGATTTCCAATCTTTTATTGCCATTCGTCAAACAGCTGAAGAAGTTCATACGGAAGAAGTGGAGTTAATGCACTTAGTCAAGGATGATAAATTTAAATCAGTAGAAATAAGAATGATTCCAACAGAGTTTGATTTGTTAACAGATCATTTTGATTCAATTGGGAAAGTTCAGATAATATCAAGTCCTTGCAAGATCACAATGAAGAATAGTAAAATTCAAGAAGCACAgcttagtcatgttagtggaGCGTCCCTTGTTccaataaatgttgaaaaaataaaacttaaaaagaaTACAGAGTTCTCCCTGGATGAAGTCATAAAGGACTTCTGTGCCCTGAATTTGGCTCCACAATCCAGCCATATTCGTGCTCTTATAAAACACAGACGTCGACCATTTTTGGTTAGAGATTGCATTTCTGAAAATGGAAATATGCTTATTTTAGATTGCCATTTTAGCATGGTTTTCTGTCTTACTAGTGATGCCATTCATATAAGACTAGTTAATGTCTGTCCTTTAAGTTTTATCCCTGGAGGAATCATTAGCTTGAGCCCTCCCTTGCAATTATAA